Proteins from a single region of Gemmatimonadota bacterium:
- the recA gene encoding recombinase RecA produces the protein MDGKQQAIDNAIAQIEKQFGQGAIMRLGGEDGQPLVTEIIPTGSLSLDVALGAGGVPQGRVVEIYGPEGSGKTTLILHIIAEAQKRGGAAAFVDAEHALNVELAERLGVDIENLLIAQPDTGEEALEITDTLVRSGAFEVVALDSVAALVPRAELEGEMGDSHMGLHARLMSQALRKLVGSISQSKTCVIFANQIRMKIGVMFGNPETTTGGRALPFYATVRMDIRRIGSIKDGQEIVGNRVRIRVVKNKMAPPFKECEVDLMFGEGISREGSLIDMAELHGIIKKSGTWFSYGDDRLGQGRENVKRHLKENADLSAKIEREVREIVGLPVDKAFELGEEPA, from the coding sequence ATGGATGGCAAGCAGCAAGCAATAGACAACGCTATTGCCCAAATCGAAAAGCAATTTGGACAGGGGGCAATTATGCGCCTGGGAGGCGAGGATGGGCAACCCCTTGTCACAGAGATTATTCCAACGGGTTCTCTAAGCCTGGATGTCGCATTGGGCGCTGGTGGTGTTCCCCAGGGAAGAGTGGTTGAAATATACGGTCCTGAAGGATCGGGCAAGACGACCTTGATTTTGCACATTATTGCCGAGGCGCAAAAGCGCGGTGGGGCAGCGGCTTTTGTCGATGCAGAACACGCATTGAATGTGGAATTGGCCGAGCGTCTGGGCGTAGATATCGAAAATTTATTGATCGCTCAGCCCGATACGGGTGAAGAAGCACTCGAAATTACGGATACCCTCGTGCGCAGTGGTGCCTTTGAGGTCGTGGCTTTAGACTCTGTGGCTGCTCTGGTGCCGCGTGCCGAACTCGAAGGTGAGATGGGTGATTCGCACATGGGCCTGCACGCTCGTTTGATGTCTCAAGCTCTGCGCAAACTCGTCGGATCAATCAGCCAGTCTAAAACTTGTGTGATCTTTGCCAATCAGATTCGCATGAAGATCGGCGTGATGTTTGGCAATCCCGAAACGACTACCGGGGGCCGCGCGCTTCCGTTTTACGCAACGGTGCGTATGGATATTCGGCGCATTGGTTCTATTAAGGACGGGCAGGAGATTGTTGGCAATCGCGTTCGGATTCGCGTGGTAAAAAACAAGATGGCACCGCCTTTTAAGGAATGTGAAGTCGATCTGATGTTTGGCGAGGGCATTTCCAGAGAGGGCAGTTTGATCGATATGGCCGAATTGCACGGGATTATCAAGAAGAGCGGTACCTGGTTCTCTTATGGGGATGATCGGCTTGGGCAAGGACGCGAAAATGTCAAGCGCCATCTGAAAGAGAACGCGGATTTGTCTGCAAAAATCGAACGCGAGGTGCGCGAGATCGTGGGCCTTCCCGTCGATAAGGCGTTTGAACTCGGGGAAGAACCCGCCTAA
- the thpR gene encoding RNA 2',3'-cyclic phosphodiesterase has protein sequence MAGIRTFIALEMPVAVKRQVVFVARHLSHLGQMRWVRSEGVHLTLKFLGDVEENRVVDIVSAVQQVASKFQPFALSTAGLGGFPRLESARVLWLGVEGDLEQLRILQGRIAQKLEDQGFERERRPFFAHVTVGRARRKPVRAIAENATKWRAVNFSVDRVSVMKSTLRPEGAVYTPLGYGMLEGGGSEYPGSDLQIVS, from the coding sequence ATGGCTGGCATTCGCACCTTTATCGCTTTAGAAATGCCCGTTGCTGTTAAACGGCAAGTCGTTTTTGTGGCGCGTCACTTGAGCCATTTGGGCCAGATGCGCTGGGTAAGATCTGAGGGCGTACACCTCACCCTCAAATTTTTAGGTGATGTGGAAGAAAATCGCGTTGTGGATATTGTTTCAGCCGTGCAGCAGGTCGCTTCCAAATTTCAACCCTTCGCGTTGTCAACTGCGGGATTGGGTGGTTTTCCGCGTCTTGAAAGTGCACGGGTGTTGTGGTTGGGCGTTGAAGGCGACCTGGAACAGCTAAGGATATTGCAAGGTCGGATTGCGCAGAAGCTCGAAGACCAGGGATTTGAGCGGGAGCGACGTCCATTTTTTGCTCATGTGACGGTGGGTAGAGCGCGGCGTAAGCCGGTTCGCGCGATAGCTGAAAATGCAACAAAGTGGCGTGCGGTAAATTTTTCAGTTGATCGCGTCTCGGTGATGAAAAGCACATTGCGTCCCGAAGGTGCTGTGTACACGCCTTTGGGATACGGGATGCTCGAGGGCGGAGGGAGCGAATATCCCGGTTCAGATCTCCAAATTGTTTCTTGA
- a CDS encoding phosphatidylglycerophosphatase A gives MTDFRPPEPSFFVRLIATGFFSGYSVFAPGTAGSGVALAIYCLLPPLNWWSWGGLLIGLFFVGVYTSGACEKAWGKDPKYVVIDEFVGFFVTVSLLPQSVLVGIVGFVVFRILDIIKPPPARQVEALPGGWGIVADDVIAGIYGQMILWLAFAPLSL, from the coding sequence ATGACAGATTTTCGGCCTCCTGAGCCATCGTTTTTTGTCCGGTTGATTGCAACCGGCTTTTTTTCTGGCTATTCGGTTTTTGCCCCGGGAACAGCCGGATCAGGCGTGGCATTGGCGATTTATTGTCTGTTGCCACCACTGAATTGGTGGTCGTGGGGGGGGCTGCTGATCGGGTTGTTTTTCGTGGGGGTTTACACATCCGGGGCATGCGAAAAAGCCTGGGGTAAAGATCCCAAATATGTGGTGATCGACGAGTTTGTCGGATTTTTTGTGACAGTAAGTCTGCTTCCGCAGTCGGTGTTGGTGGGTATAGTTGGCTTTGTCGTGTTTCGCATACTGGATATTATTAAGCCACCGCCCGCCCGACAGGTCGAGGCGTTGCCAGGTGGGTGGGGTATTGTGGCCGACGATGTGATTGCGGGAATTTATGGACAGATGATACTATGGCTGGCATTCGCACCTTTATCGCTTTAG
- the pgsA gene encoding CDP-diacylglycerol--glycerol-3-phosphate 3-phosphatidyltransferase has translation MPQANTIESNRMTMPEPRTPNRLWTVPNVLTVSRLLLTPVFLLLIFAANWYFKILALLVFTVASLTDFYDGRIARRDGTVTNFGRFMDPLADKLLVSAALIAFVRLGMVEAWLIGAMLARDVVITGLRIFAIRRGKPVVTSQLAKWKTMLQLVLVFGILVFINVRVVEAELAAQPIVLVGDISYWVLNVLVAVVTLVAVVSGVRYLIENRKTF, from the coding sequence ATGCCCCAGGCAAATACCATAGAATCGAATCGCATGACAATGCCTGAGCCGCGTACCCCAAATCGGTTGTGGACAGTGCCCAATGTCTTAACTGTGTCGCGTCTGCTGCTTACGCCAGTGTTTTTGCTGTTGATTTTTGCCGCCAACTGGTATTTCAAAATCCTCGCGTTGCTCGTCTTTACTGTGGCCTCGTTGACTGATTTTTACGATGGGCGCATTGCGCGGCGCGATGGTACAGTGACCAACTTTGGTCGCTTTATGGATCCGCTGGCCGATAAGTTGCTGGTATCTGCAGCGTTGATTGCTTTTGTGCGTTTGGGCATGGTTGAAGCATGGCTTATCGGGGCGATGCTCGCGCGCGATGTCGTGATTACGGGATTGCGCATTTTTGCGATTCGACGAGGCAAACCCGTGGTGACCTCACAACTTGCCAAGTGGAAAACCATGCTGCAATTGGTGCTTGTTTTTGGCATTTTGGTCTTTATCAATGTGCGCGTGGTCGAAGCCGAGTTAGCCGCCCAACCAATTGTACTCGTAGGCGATATTTCTTATTGGGTTTTGAATGTCCTGGTGGCTGTTGTGACCCTCGTTGCTGTTGTTTCAGGCGTTCGGTATTTAATTGAAAATCGCAAGACATTTTAA
- the recR gene encoding recombination protein RecR produces the protein MASEAIEKLIVALNRLPGIGAKTARRLALEMLTWDTEEVRGLADLMVDVKTRVRRCSICFNLTEAEPCSVCSDTRRDRSSVMVIDFIGDLLAFERTGLYRGLYHVLDGRISPLDGIGPEDLNISQLLQRLRQGEIREVILANGPTVEGDATAQYLSQCLAPFEVSVTQIARGLPVGSDLALADQVTLSRALEGRREY, from the coding sequence ATGGCATCAGAGGCCATTGAAAAATTGATTGTCGCTTTGAATCGATTGCCCGGTATCGGCGCTAAAACAGCACGGCGTCTCGCGCTGGAGATGTTGACATGGGATACGGAGGAGGTGCGCGGACTCGCCGATTTGATGGTGGATGTCAAGACCCGTGTGCGGCGGTGCTCAATTTGTTTTAATTTGACTGAGGCTGAGCCGTGTTCTGTGTGCAGCGATACACGCCGAGATCGTTCCAGTGTGATGGTGATTGATTTTATTGGCGATCTTTTGGCATTTGAGCGCACCGGGCTTTATCGAGGGCTTTATCACGTACTGGATGGGCGAATTTCGCCCCTGGATGGTATTGGTCCAGAAGACTTGAATATTTCCCAATTGCTCCAACGCTTGCGCCAGGGGGAAATTCGAGAAGTAATCCTCGCGAACGGTCCAACCGTAGAGGGAGATGCCACGGCACAATATCTGTCTCAGTGTTTGGCTCCGTTTGAAGTATCTGTCACACAAATTGCGCGCGGTTTGCCGGTGGGCAGTGATCTCGCCCTAGCAGATCAAGTGACATTGTCTCGCGCGCTGGAAGGCCGTCGGGAGTATTAA